The Nocardioides marmorisolisilvae genomic interval GCCGGCCGGTCAATGCGGTTGGCGACCGACCTGTCCACCACCTGTGGACAACCCTGTGGAAAGGTGTGGACGACCGGCCGTGTGTTGTGGATCACATGTGGAGGAAGGGCGTTGAGCCGGTGCTGAGCGCGGAACCCGAGGACACGCCCGCGACCGGGCCACACGACGGGCCACAGGACGGTCCCCGAGACTGGCGCAGCGACCGGATCGGCGCCGCCCTGCGCGGGGAGAACCCCACCGTGCTCGCCCGGGTGCCGGCCGGGTTCGCCGTCATCGGCGACGTGCAGTGGCTCCCCGGCTACTGCGTGCTGCTCACCGACGACCCCGCCGTGGAGCGACTCTCGGACCTCGCGCCAACCGCCCGCGCCGACTACCTCGACTCGGTGGCCCGGCTGGCCGCCGCGGTGGAACGGGCCTGTGCCGCCGCCGATCCGGGGTTCCGGCGGGTCAACATCGAGATCCTCGGCAACACCGACCCCTACCTGCACGCGCACGTGTGGCCGCGCTACGGCTGGGAGCCGGTCGATCTGGTCGGCCATCCGGTGTGGCTCTACCCGCGCACGCACTGGTCGGACCCCGCGCACGCGCTCGATGCGCGTCACGACCCGCTGCGCGCCGCGATCACCGCGGAGCTGATCGAGACGGGGCGCCGGTGACCGCGGAGCAGCGCGTGCCGCGGGCGGCGTACGTCACCTGGCTGATCGGTCTGGCGGCGTATGTGATGGCGGTGTTCAACCGCACCTCGTTCGGTGTCGCGGTGATCCCGGCCGCGCACCGCTTCCACGCCTCGGCGAGCGACCTGGCGTCGTTCACGGTCGTCCAGCTGATCGTGTACGCCGGCCTGCAGATCCCCGTCGGCGTGCTCCTGGACCGGGTCGGGGCCCGTCGGCTGATCATCGCCGGCGGCGTCTTGATGACCCTCGGGCAGCTCGGCCTGGCGTTCTCCACCTCGGTGTCCACGGCGCTGCTGATGCGGATCCTGATCGGGGCGGGCGACGCGGTCACCTTCATCAGCGTGCTGCGCGTGGTCACCGACACCTTCCCGGGCCGGACGGTCCCGGTGATCACCCAGCTGACCGGGATCTTCGGCCAGCTCGGCGGCGTTCTCAGTGCGATCCCGCTGGCCGCGATGCTGGGCTCGTCAGGGTGGACGCGGTCCTTCGAGCTGGTGGCCTCCCTGGGCGCGCTGGTCACCGTGCTGGTGATCGTGGCGCTGCGCGTGGAGGACGTCGAGCACCGGACGGCCCCCGGATTGGCCCAGGCGTGGGAGCAGATCAAGGGCGCCTGGCGACATCCCGGCACCCAGCTGGGCCTCTGGACCCACTTCACGACCCAGTTCTCCCCGACGGTCTTCACGCTGCTGTGGGGATTCCCGTTCCTGATCTCCGGGGAGGGCCAGTCCCGCGGCACCGCGAGCATGCTGCTGACCGTCAACGTCGCCGCCGGCGCGGTGGTCTCACCGCTGCTCGGTCGACTGGTCGCCCGGCACCCGCTGCGACGTTCATGGATGGTGCTCAGCATCACCCTGAGCTGCGTGGCCGGGTGGACGCTCGTGCTGGCGTGGCCCGGGCAGGCGCCGCTGTGGGTGCTGGTCGTCCTCGTCGTCTCGATCGCGGCCGGCGGCCCTGGGTCGATGATCGGGTTCGACTTCGCCCGGACGTTCAACCCCAGCGAGCGGATCGGCACCGCGAGCGGGATCGTCAACGTGGGCGGCTTCGTGGCGTCGCTGTCGCTGATGTACGCCATGGGTGTGACGCTGGACCTGCTCACCCCCGGACACGGGTCGGACTACTCGCTCTCGGCGTTCAAGTGGGCGTTCGGGCTGCAGTACCTGATCTGGGCCGGCGGCACCGTCGCGATCCTGGTCAGCCGACGCCGGGTGATCCGGCGCGAGGAGATCGTCATCCCCAAGATCCGTGAGGCGGTGCTGCGCGAGTATCGCGCCCGCCGTGACCGCCGGGAGCAGGAGGACTGATGCCCGACTCGTACGACGACGGCCCGGTGGCCGCGCTGCGCCGGATCGCCTTCCTGCTCGAGCGATCCCGCGCGGAGACCTACAAGGTCAAGGCGTTCCGGGCTGCTGCCGCCACGATCCTGCCCGTCCCCGGCGACGAGCTCGCCGCCCGGGTTGAGGCGGGCACCCTGCGCGAGCTCCCCGGGATCGGCGCGTCGACGGCCGCAGTGATCTCCGACGCGGTGCAAGGACGGATGCCGGCCCGGCTGGCCAAGCTCGAGGCGGAGGAGGCCGGCCCGCTGGTGGAGGGAGGTCTCGCCGTACGCGCGGCGCTGCGCGGCGACCTGCACTCGCACAGCGACTGGTCCGACGGCGGCTCGCCGATCGAGGAGATGGCGTTCACCGCCATGGAGCTGGGCCACGACTACCTGGTGCTCACCGACCACTCTCCGCGGCTGACCGTCGCGAACGGGCTGAGCGTGGCCCGGCTACAACGTCAGCTCGAGGTCGTCGACGCCGTCAACGACCACCTCGGTCGCGCGGTCCCTGAGCCGGTCGGTCCGATCCCGAAGCCTGTCGAAGGGTTCCGGCTGC includes:
- a CDS encoding HIT domain-containing protein → MLSAEPEDTPATGPHDGPQDGPRDWRSDRIGAALRGENPTVLARVPAGFAVIGDVQWLPGYCVLLTDDPAVERLSDLAPTARADYLDSVARLAAAVERACAAADPGFRRVNIEILGNTDPYLHAHVWPRYGWEPVDLVGHPVWLYPRTHWSDPAHALDARHDPLRAAITAELIETGRR
- a CDS encoding MFS transporter, producing the protein MTAEQRVPRAAYVTWLIGLAAYVMAVFNRTSFGVAVIPAAHRFHASASDLASFTVVQLIVYAGLQIPVGVLLDRVGARRLIIAGGVLMTLGQLGLAFSTSVSTALLMRILIGAGDAVTFISVLRVVTDTFPGRTVPVITQLTGIFGQLGGVLSAIPLAAMLGSSGWTRSFELVASLGALVTVLVIVALRVEDVEHRTAPGLAQAWEQIKGAWRHPGTQLGLWTHFTTQFSPTVFTLLWGFPFLISGEGQSRGTASMLLTVNVAAGAVVSPLLGRLVARHPLRRSWMVLSITLSCVAGWTLVLAWPGQAPLWVLVVLVVSIAAGGPGSMIGFDFARTFNPSERIGTASGIVNVGGFVASLSLMYAMGVTLDLLTPGHGSDYSLSAFKWAFGLQYLIWAGGTVAILVSRRRVIRREEIVIPKIREAVLREYRARRDRREQED
- a CDS encoding PHP domain-containing protein, with product MPDSYDDGPVAALRRIAFLLERSRAETYKVKAFRAAAATILPVPGDELAARVEAGTLRELPGIGASTAAVISDAVQGRMPARLAKLEAEEAGPLVEGGLAVRAALRGDLHSHSDWSDGGSPIEEMAFTAMELGHDYLVLTDHSPRLTVANGLSVARLQRQLEVVDAVNDHLGRAVPEPVGPIPKPVEGFRLLKGIEVDILDDGSLDQTEEMLARLDVRVASVHSKLRMDPAAMTRRMVAACANPFTNVLGHCTGRLVTGGRGVRPQSEFDARAVFEACAAHDVAVEINARPERRDPPTELIRLALDIGCLFSIDSDAHAPGQLDFQIHGCARAEELGIDPDRIVNTWPVDRLLAWARTG